The following DNA comes from Hahella chejuensis KCTC 2396.
CGTATTCCCCGCAATGTGCTGACCGTCTGTTTGGGCAAATCAACCTACGCCCGTTGCGGCATTATCGTGAACGTCACTCCGCTGGAGCCGGAGTGGGAAGGGCACGTGACTTTGGAATTCTCCAACACGACCAATCTGCCCGCTAAGATCTACGCCAACGAAGGCGTGGCGCAGATGCTGTTTTTTGAGTCCGACGAAGTATGCGATGTCAGCTACAAGGACCGCGGCGGCAAGTATCAGGGGCAAGTCGGCGTTACTCTGCCGAAAGCCTGATCTGATTCCTTTGATGCAGATGACGCGACGGATGCCGTCCGTTCCGTCGTCATCTGCGGTGTTGGTGAATATCTGAATAACCGGTTCGCAATATGGCGCAAGAGGGTGTCATCAAGTTTGATTTGCGGCACACGCAGCAATCGCTGCCTGAGCATGTGGATCTCAGCGAGCTTGAAGCCTGGCGGGGCGTGCTGTTTGAGCATGAACTGATCGGTCAGGACCCGTTTCGGTATGACGGCCTTGGTTACGGCAACATCAGTATGCGCGTCAGCCCTGACGGCGCTTTTGTCGTCACCGGCAGCCAGACAGGCGGTGAACCTTACCTTGATGCGAGCCAGTATGCGCTGGTGACCGGTAGCGAAGTGAACGCGAATCGACTGACTTCCGTCGGTGAAATCAAACCCTCTTCCGAGTCTTTAACCCACGCATTGCTATACGACCTTGACCCAGACGTGCAGGCGGTGGTGCATGTGCATTCGCCGGAAATCTGGCATAACGCCGCGGCTCTTGGTCTGACGACCACGCCGGAGAGTGCGGAGTACGGCAGTATGGACCTGGTCAACGCCATTAAGTCATTGTGGCGTGACGGTAAACTGAAGACTCCTGGCGTTTTCGTCATGCTGGGACATCAGGATGGCGTGGTGGCGTTTGGCCCTTCGCTGAGGGCGGCGACCGGCATTATTCTGAATGCCCATCATCAGGCGATCTTTGGCGCTCCGGGCGCTCCCGGCGGCGATCGTCGTCTTTGATTTCCTTTATACTTGTGTCTGGGCGGCATTCCTCCCTTTATCTAACTCTGACTGATTTCTCGGTAAGGAGACCCCATTGGCGTCTTTAAAGCATTTTAAAAAACTCGAAGGTCTGCGCGGCTGGCGGCAGGTTGTATTTGTTCTTTCCTTGGCGGAACGGGCGACGCCGAACTTGAAGTTGTTTGTTGAGTCTCAGGAGCTGACGTTGTCCCGTGAAGTGAAAGGGGCTCTGGGCGCACTATGGAAAACGGTGCAGGAAAACGCCAAGCTACAAACTTTGCCCTACGTGGAAAAGCTGGAAGAGTTCCTCGATCAACTTGGCGACATTGACGCCTATGGCGCACGCCCTGCGTCTGACTGGGCGCAGTTGCTCCTGTTAGGATTGCAGTTGTGGGATGATGAGAAAAGCAAAAAGGCGCGCGAAGCTTCTGAAATCTCCTTCCGCACAGTGATGGACTTTGTTGAGTTTTCCGAAGGCGAGGGGCTTTCCGACGACGATCTGGTGGCCCTGTGGGATAAGCATCCCTTGGTGAAGGATGAATTAGCATTTCATGATGAGCTGTACGCCAAACTACAGGAGCTACGCGCGCCTACTGTCGAAGGGCTGGCGGAGATACGTAAACTCAGCCGCCAGGGGGGCGTGAGTAATATTGGTATCTCGCTGGACGGCTGAGCGCTGACGCCAGCGCTCGCATCCGTAAAAATACAATTGTCTGCATTCAGCTAAAAATTGTAGTCTCTGACGCTCCCCGTGGAGGTTCTCCGCGGGAAAAAGCCTTAAACTAAATCTGACCGGCGAAGTTTTCCGGTCGTCGGGCGCCATTAAAATAAAGAGTCGAGCGTAAGGGGAGTGTCATGTTGTTATCGGAGTTTGGAACCAAGTTTACCAGGGAAGCTGGCATCAATTCGTTAATGGAGGATTTGGGCAACGCCCTCGCCGGAGGCGACATGATCATGATGGGGGGCGGCAACCCAGGCAACATCCCGGAAGTTCAAGCCGCGTTTCAAGAGCAATTGGCGCGCATCAGCGCTGATGCAGACGAGTTCCGTAAGTTAACAGGCATCTATGATCCGCCCCAGGGAGAGAAGCAATTTATCGCCGCTTTGGCTGAATTGCTGAGCCGGGAGTACGGTTGGCCGATTAAGCCTGAAAACATCGCCCTGACCAATGGCAGCCAGTCCGCTTTTTTTATTCTCTTCAACATGTTCGCCGGACGCTATCCTGATGGCGGTCATAAGCGCATCATGCTGCCGATGACGCCAGAGTACATTGGCTATGCGGACGCCGGGCTCAGCGAAGATTTCTTTGTCTCATCCAAGCCGACCATTGAGATGCTGGATGAGCATACTTTCAAATACCACGTCGATTTTGATCATCTCAATATCGATGAGAATGTTGGCGCCATGTGCGTATCCCGTCCAACCAATCCTACGGGCAACGTACTGACCGACAATGAAATGGCGCGCTTGATCGCCATGGCGAAAGAGCATGACGTACCGCTGATTGTCGACGGAGCCTATGGTTTGCCATTCCCTGATTTAGTTTATGTCGACGCTAAACCAGTCTGGGATGAGCATCTGATTCTGTGTTTGAGCTTATCCAAGCTGGGCTTGCCGGCGGTGAGAACCGGCATCGTGATCGCCCAACCGGAAATTATCAAAGCCGTTGCGTCGGTTAATGCAATCGTTAATCTTGCTCCAGGCAGCTTTGGCGCGATGTTGACCAAAGATTTTGTCCGCAGTGGTGAAATTCTGCGGCTGAGTCGTGAAGTGGTTAAGCCATGCTATCAGGCTAAAGCCGAGAAGGCGGTGGCGACGCTGCATCGAGAGCTGGATGGGTTGCCTTTTGCGTTGCACAAAGCGGAAGGCGCCATGTTCCTGTGGTTATGGCTGCGCGACTTCCCGCTTTCCAGTCATGAGCTTTACCAGCGCTTGAAACAGAAAGGCGTGCTGGTGGTGTCTGGCCACTATTTCTTCCCGGGATTGCAGGAAGAGTGGGGGCATACTCATGAGTGTCTGCGTATTACCTACTCTCAGGATGAAGAGCTGGTGGAGAAGGGCTTGAAGATTATGGCGGAAGAGATTCGTCGCCTTTACGCTGACAAGTCCTGATTGATGAAATCCGTGCGGGGCGAGCGTTTCCGCTCCGCACAGTCCGCACAGATAGTTAAAAAAGGGCGATGGATCAGGGCTTTATGACCCGGTCTCCCACTTTGGCCTTTTCCAGATAGATTTCGTACTTCTCTCCATCCGGCTCAATCTGCACCATTTGCACTAACAGGTAATTCCAGTCCTTGGCGAACCAGAGGCGTGTTTGCCGATCGCTGTCCGGCTTGCGAACTTTTTCCACGACGATGCAGTCAATTTTCCCAAGGCGGGTGTCCAGTTTTTCTTCGCCTACGACGCTGAAGACGAATTCCTTGAGATGCCCCCCGTCTGCGACTTTATAAACCAGATCGGTCATCCCTTTCGCCAAGTCCAGGCGTAACTGCAACTGATAGCTGAGCTTGTCCAGAGTTTGTTCTGGAATAGTCATGCTCCATGGCTTGTTCTCAACATTGTTGCGAACGGACATCTTGTCCCAGTTGAAGTCCACGGTGGCTTTTTTGTCCTTGACCCAGCCGCTTCGCTCGTAGGAGTAGTTAGTGGGGCGGATATAGTCATTGACCCATTGGAAATTAACGCGTTCGTTAATATCCACGATGAATGAGGTTACATCGAAATTGTACGACCAGGAGCCATCCTTCAGCTGCTTCAACTCTCTGACGGCGGCGCCGCGAATGGGGATGCCTTTTTTATAGGAAGCTTTATATTCCGCTTTGGTGGGAATCAACTCCTGATTAGCGTAGGCCTGACTCGGCGCTGTTACTGCAGAGGCCGCTACAAAAAATAACGAACATGCAACAGGAAGCCTTAATGTATCTGCGAGCGCCCTGAGGTGTCCCCGCATATATGGTTCTCCGTTGTTTTACTGACAGATCAACATTAAGCGCTCAGTCGCCTGGGATCAAGCGTCGCCAGGCGTTATCGCATTGCTGATTTGTAATCCGGCGGGAGGAAGTTCGGCGTCATCCAGATAGGCGCGCTCGTCGCGCATGACCAGTCTGCTTTCACAGAACCAGCGCACGGCTTGCGGATATATGAGATGTTCCTGTAACTGCACGCGATCCGCCAGACGCTTGGGATCGTCGCCGGGAAGAACCGGAACGACCGTCTGGATGATGTTGGGGCCGCCATCCAGTTCTTCCGTTACAAAATGCACGGTGGCGCCATGTGCGGAGTCGCCGGCTTCCAGCGCTCTTTGATGCGTGTTGAGTCCTTGGTATTTGGGCAGCAGTGAAGGGTGTATGTTCAGCATGCGCCCTTGATAATGGCGCACGAACTCCACTGTAAGAATGCGCATGAAGCCCGCCAGCACCACCAGATCAGGAGCGTGATGGTCTATTTCCGCCATCAGCGCCTGATCAAAATCAGTGCGGGTTTCAAACTGTCGGTGGTCGACTACAGTGGTGGGAACGCCGGCTTTGGCTGCGCGCTCAAGCCCGTAGGCGTCCCCTTTGTTGCTGATGACGCTGACAACCTCTCCGTGCACAGTGTCTGCGGAGACGGCGTCCAACAGCGCCTGCAAGTTGCTGCCGGACCCCGAAATTAATACGACGATTCGCCGCGGCGCGGATTCAGTTGCAATAGTCACGCTCAGTCAACCAGACCTTTCAGTTCAACAACAGGTTCTTCTTCCGTGTGGGTTTCAATCGATCCAATACGGAAGACGGTTTCTCCCGCTGCGCTCAGTAATTCCAGGGCTTTGTCGGCGCTATCCGCAGGCACGCAAACCACCATGCCTATACCGCAGTTGAAGGTGCGGAACATTTCGTTCCAGGCCACATTGCCGTTTTTTTGCAGCCAATTGAAGAGTTCAGGCATCTCGAAGGCGTTGACGTCGACGACGGCTTTCGCATGAGCTGGCAGTACTCGCGGCAGGTTTTCCAACAGTCCGCCGCCAGTGATGTGAGACAGCGCATGGACCGGGGTCTGACGGATCAGCTCCAGTAAAGGCTTAACGTAAATGCGGGTAGGCGCCAGCAATGCTTCGCCCAGAGTGGCGTCGCCGAACGGCTGATTCAAATCCGCGCCGCTGACTTCGACGATCTTGCGCACCAGTGAGTAGCCGTTGGAGTGAACGCCGGAGGAGGCCAGACCAATCAATACATCGCCGGGTTTAACCAGACTGCCGTCAATAATCTTGGACTTTTCTACGATGCCAACGCAGAAGCCGGCCAAATCATAGTCGTCGCCCTCGTACATGCCGGGCATTTCGGCGGTTTCTCCGCCAACTAAAGAACAACCTGCTTGGCTGCATCCTTCGCCGATGCCAGTGACGACAGTGGCCGCCACATCAACGGACAGTTTTCCGGTGGCGTAGTAATCCAGGAAAAACAAAGGCTCCGCGCCTTGTACGATCAGGTCGTTAACGCACATGGCCACCAGGTCGATACCGATGGTGTCGTGTTTGTTCATTTGCATGGCCAGCCGCAGCTTGGTGCCCACGCCGTCGGTGCCGGAAACCAGAACGGGCTCCTGATAGCCTTTCGGCAGTTCGAACAGGGCGCCGAAGCCGCCGAGTCCGGCCATCACTTCCGGACGGCGAGTCGCCTGCGCGGCGCCCTTGATGCGCTGCACCAGCGCATTGCCGGCGTCGATGTCGACTCCAGCGTCACGATAACTTAAAGAAGGCTTGTCATTGGAAGCGGTCATAATAGGTGTCTGCCCTATAGCGTAGGTCCACGGAAAGGAGGCGTATTTTAACAGCCCAGTCACCCCAGCGCCAATGCAGTAAACTATAAGTCGTAGCGACTTCGTCATGACAGTGGAGCGGCTGTGTTGAAGTTAATCGGCTTTAATAGTGGAGAAAAGTTAAATGGTGTATCCTTGCCTGTCGTGCTTGGGCCCCTAAAACAACCGTCTGGCGACTCTGTGGCGGAAGGGGCGAATAGGGTGCTCCGAGGTGATTGCATCGGGTCGTCCGTAGTTTGAATATTAACATGGCAATGATATTGGCATGTTAATAAAGAGGCGCATGGATGCGCCTTCGCGGCGGTGAGCCGCGGGAGACAGGGACTGACATGTGCAGGCCCTGTCGTTGCAGACAAATAGAAGGAAGCTATTTGTCCGCCTGATTAATAATACGGGAGGATGGCTTGAAACAGGCCGCTAGATTGTTGTTCCGGGCGATCGTCCTGAAACGCCGGGTACTGTCGTTTTTGTCTTTATTTTTGTTGTGCGGTTACGCCCATGCTGTGGCGATCAGCGATATTTACGACGTGGAAGTGCCGGTTTCCGGGCAGGACCCGAAAGAGCGCGCTGAAGCCGTCGAAAAAGGCGCCGGCATGGTGATGGATCGCGTTGCGGGCAATAGCGGCTGGCGCAATGTTTTGGACGCAGCGGTGCTGGCGGAGCAGGCTCCTCGTTTGCTTGAGGAGTACAGCTACGGTTATGCGGTGGTGGATTCAGGTTCCGGCCCGCGTCGCCGGCTTGTGTTGAAAGCGCACTATTCCGCCCAGGGTTTTGAGAATCTGCTCAGTCAGTACAAAGTGCCTGTGTGGGGGCGCAATCGACCGCAGGTGCTGGTCTGGATGGCGGTGGACGGCGATCGCGGCCGGGAAATTCTGGGCGAAGGCGCCTCTCACCACTTGGTGGCTGCGGTGAA
Coding sequences within:
- a CDS encoding class II aldolase/adducin family protein, which gives rise to MAQEGVIKFDLRHTQQSLPEHVDLSELEAWRGVLFEHELIGQDPFRYDGLGYGNISMRVSPDGAFVVTGSQTGGEPYLDASQYALVTGSEVNANRLTSVGEIKPSSESLTHALLYDLDPDVQAVVHVHSPEIWHNAAALGLTTTPESAEYGSMDLVNAIKSLWRDGKLKTPGVFVMLGHQDGVVAFGPSLRAATGIILNAHHQAIFGAPGAPGGDRRL
- a CDS encoding YjaG family protein is translated as MASLKHFKKLEGLRGWRQVVFVLSLAERATPNLKLFVESQELTLSREVKGALGALWKTVQENAKLQTLPYVEKLEEFLDQLGDIDAYGARPASDWAQLLLLGLQLWDDEKSKKAREASEISFRTVMDFVEFSEGEGLSDDDLVALWDKHPLVKDELAFHDELYAKLQELRAPTVEGLAEIRKLSRQGGVSNIGISLDG
- a CDS encoding valine--pyruvate transaminase; protein product: MLLSEFGTKFTREAGINSLMEDLGNALAGGDMIMMGGGNPGNIPEVQAAFQEQLARISADADEFRKLTGIYDPPQGEKQFIAALAELLSREYGWPIKPENIALTNGSQSAFFILFNMFAGRYPDGGHKRIMLPMTPEYIGYADAGLSEDFFVSSKPTIEMLDEHTFKYHVDFDHLNIDENVGAMCVSRPTNPTGNVLTDNEMARLIAMAKEHDVPLIVDGAYGLPFPDLVYVDAKPVWDEHLILCLSLSKLGLPAVRTGIVIAQPEIIKAVASVNAIVNLAPGSFGAMLTKDFVRSGEILRLSREVVKPCYQAKAEKAVATLHRELDGLPFALHKAEGAMFLWLWLRDFPLSSHELYQRLKQKGVLVVSGHYFFPGLQEEWGHTHECLRITYSQDEELVEKGLKIMAEEIRRLYADKS
- a CDS encoding DUF3108 domain-containing protein; the protein is MRGHLRALADTLRLPVACSLFFVAASAVTAPSQAYANQELIPTKAEYKASYKKGIPIRGAAVRELKQLKDGSWSYNFDVTSFIVDINERVNFQWVNDYIRPTNYSYERSGWVKDKKATVDFNWDKMSVRNNVENKPWSMTIPEQTLDKLSYQLQLRLDLAKGMTDLVYKVADGGHLKEFVFSVVGEEKLDTRLGKIDCIVVEKVRKPDSDRQTRLWFAKDWNYLLVQMVQIEPDGEKYEIYLEKAKVGDRVIKP
- the purN gene encoding phosphoribosylglycinamide formyltransferase, with protein sequence MTIATESAPRRIVVLISGSGSNLQALLDAVSADTVHGEVVSVISNKGDAYGLERAAKAGVPTTVVDHRQFETRTDFDQALMAEIDHHAPDLVVLAGFMRILTVEFVRHYQGRMLNIHPSLLPKYQGLNTHQRALEAGDSAHGATVHFVTEELDGGPNIIQTVVPVLPGDDPKRLADRVQLQEHLIYPQAVRWFCESRLVMRDERAYLDDAELPPAGLQISNAITPGDA
- the purM gene encoding phosphoribosylformylglycinamidine cyclo-ligase; protein product: MTASNDKPSLSYRDAGVDIDAGNALVQRIKGAAQATRRPEVMAGLGGFGALFELPKGYQEPVLVSGTDGVGTKLRLAMQMNKHDTIGIDLVAMCVNDLIVQGAEPLFFLDYYATGKLSVDVAATVVTGIGEGCSQAGCSLVGGETAEMPGMYEGDDYDLAGFCVGIVEKSKIIDGSLVKPGDVLIGLASSGVHSNGYSLVRKIVEVSGADLNQPFGDATLGEALLAPTRIYVKPLLELIRQTPVHALSHITGGGLLENLPRVLPAHAKAVVDVNAFEMPELFNWLQKNGNVAWNEMFRTFNCGIGMVVCVPADSADKALELLSAAGETVFRIGSIETHTEEEPVVELKGLVD